tccagaaatatagaaaaaaatcgccagtaaagcaaatccataggcgattttctaaaatttttttttgagtgtataacTTACTATTTACAATACTAAAAACTACCATTGCGACTTTGGTTTTCAACATCAGTAATATCATTTCAAATATAATTCCcttcgattttattatttttatatttgaatgaaggtttaaatatgctttttattaaaatcaatgatttatttatttgatttaactgTGAAAAGTAGTAACTGAaatcaactaaaaaaatatttgattttaatatatttgcgttttttttaccAGTGAACCAAATGAACATGCAAGCTCTGATGTGTAATTTGTGTCTACCTGATAAAAGTCCCACATGCACCACACATACACCTTGCCCGATTCCATCTCCTCAACCTCTGACAAAGGGGGAGAACAGTTTGGGGGTGGagaaaccgaaccgaaccaaaTAGTAACAATAACAGGAACAACAAAGCCCAATAGACATAATCATAGCGTGAGAAATTCGTTACACTCCGGCAGATGGCCGCTGTCGCCGTCGCCGCTTAAAGGCCAAATGGAAGGCGACCAGGTCAGAACGGAACGGAGCAAGAACAGCACAGCCGAAGCGGGGAGATGGCCATGTTGATGGCGAAAGCGTTTTCATGCTTAACgggcattaaaaatgttgctgcaaaaacaaaaatacaacgaAAGTTTTCCGGGGGGAAGCTCCACGAAACGCCCATTTAAATGGGTGCAAAGATGGCCGAGGGAATGGGGATTTTTGGCACGCGGCTGGCATATGTTCACACCAACTTGCAAAGATGCGGAAGCTGCGCCGGAAAATGGTCGGGGTCGCATATTTGAGCAGCACCCGCATGAGGCACTCGAAAACTGCGAGTGCTACAAATTGCCCGACTTGGGTGGTATGTTGGTTCTGATTGGATATAGCCATTGAGGGAGGAGGGTGTCGGATGAGGATTCCGGTCCGGgctttgcttttggttttcggtttattTGTCCAAGGCAAATGGCGGGGCGCAGCGGGGTGGCAGCTGCAACAACAAACCGGGGGTTCCCGGCCACCAACATCAACCCTTTGCCGTATTTGTTTGCCCTGCGAGATGATGGGCCCGTAATGTGGTCGCTAATGGCATTTGCTCAGTTTTTGGcaacaattttaattgtttgggCGGCGCTTGACTCTGTGCGATGGGAATTGTTGCAGTTTGAGTACCCCTTACTACATCGATTGCAACAGCAACTTTATTActgcaataaatattttgggtCTGTGACAAgtgaatttcaaatttttgacTAAGAAATACATTTGAAAACCTCGCACTTTgaagtttttaataagtagCCACTTAAAGTGAAAGTAAAGTGTCGTCCCTCGACTTCATTCAGGTTTCCCTTTATATGGTATGATGTTgctaattaagaaaatatattaacttaATGTTGCAATGGCAATGCAAGCACTTTTCAAATTCAACAAATTAAACAAGTAACCCGTGGGGtgtatattctttttttatgtaaaCTTTTATTATGTGTAGTTCAATGTTTACTAACTTTATGTTCCTTCCTTTATCTATCACTTGCAGCTGGCGGTGTGGCGCACTCATTGTCCTGGTACCGCAAGGGCGACCGATATCCGGGCAGCAAGCTCTACGCCCGCACCTGGACACCCGAGGATCCCCGGGGGCCCCACTCGCAGCCCCTGCCGCtgtacaacaacagcaactcgaatcaaaatcaaaacagcAACCAGAGCAGCGACGATTTCAGCGGAAGTGCCGATATGTCCGATCCGGGAGCAACGGCCAGTATTTTTAGCAGCGGCAGTGGAATGTGAATTGTGCACTTCAGGATCCCGGAAAGATCTGAGGACAGTCAGAGAGAATGAGATTCAATGGAAATCCTACTAGTCAAGCCTTGCTAGTCATGGCATCTAACACATATTAACCAACTTAATAATTATATGAGGAAAACATGTTCTGTGGTATTTAATTGCTCTAAGTTCGCTAATATCTAAATGTTATACATAGTGGTTTAGTTTAAATCGAATAAACATTTCACACAAATCTACTCAACAATATCTAATTGCAGTTCAAGCGACGAGGGCAAAAGGAACAATTGGAGGATAAATTATATAGTTATCAGCACGAGCGTGTATTGAACACCTGGCCCTGGTTGTCCTCGTGGCCTCTGCACCCTGCCATTGTCGATATCATTAAAAAAGAGGGACAACGGGCGAACAGACAAATATCATAAAGTACAAGTGCAGTTCGTGGGGGTGGGTGTAAATTGTACACTCTAAGAAAAACGCTATAATTAATCTAAAAATCAATTGATCTTACGAAGCTATGTTTTGTatctgcaacaaaaaaaatggcatATGTCAATTTGGATTCttggttatattaattaaagtgGAGAATCAGTTAGCATTAAAGAGCTTGATCCTAAAAAGTAGGCatataatgttttatattttcaattccTTTCTAAATATTCTAAACAATTTAAGGATTTTGGAtgtgcatattttataactaaatTCTGTTTTAGTAATTATAAGTTCTTtagttttttcaatatttttttcttgtgtACGCTACGGTTTAAGAGGAAGCGcaactagaaaattatttccgGTCTTCCGACATGCATGCCCACACGCTGGATagaattttctttataaaaaatgagaaattattatttttaagcgtTTTTATTTGGCGGAGTGAGCGTGCCATTTAAAACATCATTATGACTGTCAACCGTTGGAACGGGCAGATGGTGTCCGTTTGGCTGAGCAATTGAGATGTTTATCTGCAATTAGGATTAGCTCGTGGCAGGGGTGATTCAGCGATGACGTGATTGAACGTTCCGATTGTGAGCCGATCCAAGTTAATATCTCAATTCGATCGTATGTAAATGTATGCCTTCTGTTTAGTTTGCTGTGGTCAAAGATTTAATTAACTGTCGGCGGCAACAGCTGCACAGGGTTATCAAAATCTGATAAGAGGCTTTCTGAGGGCGTGTGTGTTGAGAAATTTGGAAATTCTGATTATTACTATTTGAATATATAGACAAATGAATTTATACACATGTTGTGATGCATATTTACGCCCTGCAATACCAGAATCATAAGCGGTTGTTTTAGGAATATTATGGacaaccatttaaatttatatttataaatataaatgttttgtgtATTATAGTATTATAGTacgaaaaaatttaattttttttctccaAGAGGCAAACATTTTCAACAATCTGTACATGCGCTCAAAACAAAGCCATTAGTAATGCTGATAACACTAGttcacaaaataatatttataaagccCTTCCCAGCAGTTAAATGCACTTTCTGTTATTGCTGGACGCCTGGATCATGAAAATGCCACTAACTTTTATTTCGAttgcacatttttttgtaaatatttcttgaaagttcaatatgttaaatttctgattttttttcaaatttcttttttgacGAACGCTGTTCAGCGGTTTTACTTTTATAAACATAAAGTCAAAatactttgagtgatatttttatgagtaaacatatattttttgtggtcttttagcaatttaataataatatctgAAAGTATAAGACAAGAAGTAAATATATCGTTCCAcatattgaatattttgcGTGCTTCTCCTAATAAATGTTATGCTATTATTCTACTGGTTCCAGTTTGAGATTCGTCAGCTTTGTAGTGATAGAGTTTTTATAGTCTGTAAAATATTCCTCAACCTCGTTCCGGCAACTTAGCATGATATTCTTAAGACAGAGACTTATGGAAATCGGATCAGCATTGTTCAATCGATACGCTAGATGCTGCTTCAGGTGAGGCGCCAGTCCCAAGCGGGCCAGGATATCCAACTCATAGGAGTCGTAGTTGGGATGTTTCTCCGCAAGGAATTCAGAGCACTTCTCATAAATGTCCAGGCACTGCAAGGACTTCTTTTCGCTTTTCATAAAGCTCCGTAGCAGTTTACAAGCCTCCGAGTCTTGCATGGTCTTTTCGACGCTCTTTGACAGCGCGATAATCCTTTCTACCTCCGCCAATGTCATGCTCTCTACCAGCTCCTCAAAATGTTCCTATAGTTTTCGAAAATTAATGATTTGCTTACATTTTACTAATTGTATATAAACCTTTTTCGAATGGGAAGCCATGGCgtaagtatttaaacaaatgtattttaaaattaggaATAATCGTTTTAATGGTTGGGCAGTGCCTTTTATAGTCTCGATTTCAATGCTGCTTACTAAGCGCCCGAacctttatcttttaactttaaatccGAAGTGGCAAACTCATTCTACTTCACATTCTTCATCACTGTAAATTGAATCACTAAACTATACGaacaaatggaaaatgtttaaCGAAATGGGTGTATCCCAGAAATCTTCAATAGTTGCTTATTCTAGAAATCTGCAACATTTGTCCAtataaaatgcaaacaaaaaatcatgattaacttttttgttataatttttgaaagaCCGTGCCGTGAACAACCGGAAAATTTTATAAACCAAATTTGGTATTGAGATTTTCATTCCGTAGGCCCTTTAATTAAAGCGACCAATATCATATATTATCTAATATTATAAAGTTGTTGTACAAAAGTAATAGTCTGCTCCCGTAAGATACCCATTAAAATATGAACGTACTTGCcttgtttgaatttttctttcttggcgggtaatttttgaaattggcAGCGCTGGTACTGCCAACCGCTCGGTAAAAATAGTGAATTGGCCAGTATTTTCGTGTTGTCAACACTGGAGCTGTTGGCACCCTGTGGGCCTGTTTTGTTCgagttttttttgcccaagtaTGGCGCACCCTGTGGGCCTGTTTTGTTCgagttttttttgcccaagtaTGGCGCACCCTGTGGGCCTGTTTTGTTCgagttttttttgcccaagtaTGGCGCGCCCTGTGGGCCTGTTTTGTTCgagttttttttgcccaagtaTGGCGCGCCCTGTGGGCCTGTTTTGTTCGAGTTTTTTTTGCGCAAGTTTGGCGCACCCTGTGGGCCTGTTTTCAGttgcatttcaaaattttagccgcgtaaataaatgtaaaattaatgtaaaagcactagaaaagtataaacaatatacaaccctagtcaaaagtattttcacaaatttgaatgttaactgtactcatattttgaacttataatataaacattttggctccTATGGAAAGAatacttcaattccgtttaaatgacacaaaaattctCTTAACCCATGAAGCAccttttgaaaagtgagcaaattagacaattttttttgaaagtcaaattttcaacttttttcctggggcttaaaacaaaaaagttttgatgcgaagttgttccccaatcaaaactaataataactgcaaaaaaaaaaaaattcaaaatatttttccttgtattttttatgattttttgaaaatagctatttaagccgctttttcttccttttcatacaaaattttactgagatgtctccatttaaaaaaattataaaaacatttttgttttaagccccaggaaaaaagttgaaaattctaatttataaaatttgctcacttttcaaaggggtcttaatgggctaagaacatttttgtgtcattttaaCGGAaatgaagtgctctttctataggtgccaaaagtttatattataagtttaaaatatgagtacagttaacatttaaatacCCCCTGTAAtacgttttattaaatttcttattttattagttccatacataaaagtgttaaaaaaatatcgatatattgatattttgatatatttttgacatcccTAGCGCACGCTTTGTTtctaatttgttttgtttctgaATTTTGGTAAAACCGTGCGTTGCCTTTTACTAAAAGGAAGTAGTTAAGTACACAATTGTTACGAGCGACTCATAATTATGCGGTACGCTCAGATAATTGTTGGTCCTGCCGGCAGTGGCAAGGTATGTCCAGTTTAACGGTTACTGTTTTGGCGCAGTATTCTAATCGGAACCCATCCTACCCAGTCGACGTACTGCAGCTTAATGCAGCAATATGCCATGGACTCGAAGCGAAATATCCAGGTGGTGAACCTAGATCCGGCGGCAGAGCACTTCAACTACAACCCACTGACGGATATCCGCGAGCTCATTCACCTGGACGATGCCATGGAAGACGAGGAGCTGCACTACGGACCAAATGGGGGCCTGATCTTTTGCCTGGAGTTCCTGATCGAGAACCAGGATTGGCTGAAGGAGCAGCTCTGCGGTGGAGAGGATGAGTTGATGGTGGGCGAGCCGGACGACGACTATATACTGTTCGACATGCCCGGTCAGATAGAACTGTTCACTCACCTGAAGATGGGCAAGCAGCTGGTGCAGCTGCTAGAGTCCTGGAATTTTCGCACCTGCGTCGTCTTCTGCTTGGACTCGCAGTTCATGGTTGACGGGGCCAAGTTTATATCCGGCACCATGGCCGCTCTCAGTGTGATGGCCAACATGGAACAGCCGCACGTCAACGTGCTGACCAAAGTAGATCTGCTAAGCAGCGAGGCGCGGAAGCAGCTGGAGATGTACCTGGAGCCAGACGCCCACAGTCTGATGGGGGAGCTGACCATAGGAACAGCGTTTGGCGAAAAATACGGCAAGCTCACAGAGGCTATTGGCTCGCTGATCGAGGATTTCAGGTGAGCTACTTTAAACGATAATGCCAGAGTTTCGAATTGTTAAACTGCCGTTATTGGTTGGGTCGGAACTTTCGTCGTCCACAGGTTAATCTAATACATAAACACCTTTTTGCAAGGTAAAAAACGACTACTTTATTCTTTTGATGTCATAGAAGCTAACATTTTAGCATTCAAATCAAGTTATGTTTATATTTCGACTTTTTCTGAATACCCGTCGTTTCCAACTGCtctaatttcttaatttttactcATACATTTCCACCGCTCTtgctttaaaatcaattgagatttttaagtcttgtTACGAAATTATTTTGGTTTAGCTGGTAACTACTTGGTATCACAAGGGGCCCACTAACCTAGTCGGAAATTTAAGAAGTTTCATGAAGGGGTCTGACTGTCGGTTGTAGTTTTTTTCTGTTGCAACCCCtgattatttcaaatcatattCCACTTgaatataaaccaaaaataaagtaaaagacAAAGTACAATATAATTTGTATGATTATTTTACTAGCATCAAGATTGCATTACGAAAGATTTGCAGTTCTCCAAGtgaaatcataaaatttacattttttttcatggttctgcttaatattttacttttaatgatACATACGGGATCGATATAGGTAACTAATAAAAACTAAGGTTGATTGGttaaaagaaaactttaaattgttgtcaaaaaaggttatttttataactgtgtgcgaaaatattttaaatatgtgttcactcttaaaaaagtttataagtttataaaaaaacatattttttctttttgatgtTAACATGGCGCGTTAGTATTCAACCTTTAAGCATGGGTTGCATTTTTTAAGACACACGTGagttccaattttttatttctttattttaagtgTTCAAATTTTTTCTTGCTTTACTGGTATaagatttaattgaatttgtctttataattcaaaaaacatatttccaagTGTAGAACCCTTTTTataaatctattttaagagTGGAACAAAcatgattattatttatatcatatatattcatacctatatatatttaatattttacatgaattaaaaagaaagaagGTTTTTTTTCTTCCCTAATTGAAAGGGTCTTAGATCTACTGCTTCAGGCTTTAGCCTTGCGTGTCGGGTGGAATGGGTGATCCATTTGTGACAAATCTGGAGGATTCTGCTCGAACGCACTAATCTCCTGCATTCCGCTGTTAGCAATCTCCCACAGCTGTGGGTATTCCTCCTTAAAGGTTTCGTACCACTTGTTAACCAACGGATACTGCtgcaaatcaaaattaattgccTCCAAACAAATCGTGGCCGAGATGAGAGCGAAATCAGCAATGGTTATGTTATCGCCGGCCGCGTATTTCGTGCCCAGACGCTCCAAATATGTCTCGAACACCTCAAGTGCGTTCTGCACCTTCTTTAGCGACATGGGTGTACGCTCGTAGTCGAAGAAAATGGGTGCCATGCTGTGGGCTGAAATGGGGGCGTAGTAGAATCCCATGTTAAAGCACAGACGCTGATTAATTATCGCTCTCATGTTGACCTCCTGCGGATAGAGCGACGAATCCGGCGCGTATTTGTCGCAAAGATATTGCATAATGGCAATGCTTTctgataaataaaaaccatcgtCGTCCAGCACGGGAATCTCCTTTTGCGGATTCATctgaaagattttttttatttacatttctgACAATCTTAATGGCTCTTTAACTAGCACTTACCTTCGAATAGTCCTCAGAACGATGTTCCAAGGCGCAAAAGTCCACATTGATCAATTGATATTGTATATCCAAGGCCTTCAGGGTCATGCGAACGGCCAAAGAAGGCGGCCCATCGGATACGGCATACAGTTTCATGGTGTATATTGGTCTGTTGGTACAAAAAAACGTATTAGTTTTTGATTTGACTCTTGTTCGACCGGTTTTCTTTTTGCCACTAGCTTAAAAAGTGAGAGCAATTTGACTGTAGtgccaatttaaaaaaatatttctatttttggtTTCACTTTTGCTTTGCCTATATTCAAATATGTATGTCTTTATTTATGTGTGTATCACCTAATGTCTGGtctttttaagatatattgttagtacaaaataattttagacacACAGTTAATGAAGTGCGCTCGCGCAGCTTTCAAATGCTACTGATGTGCTTACTTTGCCAAGTTGCCAGATATTGCAGGTGTTCATTTCAATGACAATGCAAACAAGTTTTATTAGTAGCATTGTTAGATTCGATCTCCAAATACTCTTACTATCAAGTCTAGTCTCTTCGGGAACAAAACTTCATGCACCCACGTATTGTTATTGAACTAGTTTTTATGACAAATTTCTACCCATATACCAATAATTGGAAAAATTTGATGTTTTTCAAAGTGAAtggatgtttttaaaaaagacatGTAGTGTTATTTGAAGCGTTTAGCATATTtgggttaatttattttttacaatagGTAATTTTATGTTGGTTAAAAGagaggaaaataaatttattaattaaaagagaATAAAATGCTGTATTTCAAAGGAAAAGCGTGACTTTTACGGATGGTATACATACACAATAGATCCGTAGCCGTCGATATCATCAGCTACTTCCTCGACGACCTCAATGATGCCGTCTGTATTGTCCACCTCGACGTACTGATGGTCTCCCTCCAGGGCCATCTCTTCGCCCTCCTCTGCCTCCTGGTACTCCTCCTCATCGATGACAACATCCTCTTCATCATTTTGGGGCTGAACTTTGTGAGAAACGGATGCCGAGCTGCTATTATGATTGCCCGCCACTCGTGGCTTCTTGTGCACCACAATGTCACTGCTTATGTTAGATACATTGAGACGCTCGATGGCCAAGTCACCATACTCCTGCTGAATCTGATCCAAAGACTTTCCGATAAAGTGGAGGGGCCGGAACTTTAGCTTCTTGTTATTCTTTTTGTTGATCTCGTTGAAGAGTCTTCGCTTGATGTCATCCTCGCTAAATGGATGGCTGTGGCTGTTGTACACCCGAAGGACTCGAATGGAGCCATCCTTTTGGGTGGCAGTAGAGATGCGACTCTTGCAATTGATGTCTGGGTCGCGGCTCTTAATGCACACCCAATAGTTTCGTGAGATTACGCCTCGATTCTTGGCATGGTAAATATAGCCATCAACGCACAGGAGTTCGTGCCCCTTGGCAGACCTTAGGGTGCAGATCTTGGTGAGATCCATGTCCGGCTGAGCGCCCTTTGTCTGCTCCACTACATCGCGTCGCCGGCGGACATTTGTGATCTCGGGCTGTCGCACTTTTGGTAAAGGCGTGGATGAGTAAGCTGCGTGAGACTGATGGCCCAGCTCCTCCAGTGCGTCCGGCAGTATCTCGATCTTAGCACTAATATTGTCCGCGCCGTCCTTGAGGTACTGCACAATCATATTTGCCTTGGATTCGGGTTCCATTTTTATGGCACCATCGATGCTAATCACCTTCTTCATCACCACATTTCTTGTATCGATGTGCTCGTAGCTCTCATCGACGCTCTGCTGTTCGAAGGTGTCTGCTCCCTGGCTGGCCGATCCCTCGTCGCTTTCGAAACTATTATCTTCGCCAAGTTCGCCCTTGGACAGCTTTTGCGGATGCTCCTGGTCCAGCTTGACCTGCTGCTTGAGCCGCCGAGCAATTTCCTTCATATCCGGATTGTGCGTGTGCTCGCCGTTGATTCTGATTACTATTGGTCCGTCCTCAGCTGGATCCATGGTAATGCGGACGTGACAAGTGTTGACCTTGTCACGTCGGTTTATGCAAGTGAAGAACATGTGGCCGTTGGACCTGCTTTGGGAGTCAAAGTGATATAGATGCTGACTCAAGCACAGTACCTTACGGCCCTTGGCCGAGGGAAGAAACGTGAACTTGGTCAAGTCCGTCTCCAAGAGAGGATTATAGCCCGGCGGAGCGAGATAGTTGGCAATTACATCAAATGCCATTGGCCACTTTTTGTTGTCGTCCAGTTTTGGATCGACCAGGGAAGAGTCCTCCATCTCTTCCTGGCCCTCGACCTCTTCGTCGCCGTGAATGTGTCCGCCTTGAATCTCTCCGCCTTGGTCGTCATCCGTTCTTACGTACACATCGTAGTTATCCTCGCACTCCTCGATTATAATGGATTCCAAGTCATCGCACCGCTGGGATGTTTGGAAAGAGCTTTCGGGATCGAAGTACTCAAGATTGGGGCATTCTGCCAGCACATCCGAGGTCTGTTCGTCCTCCACCAGAACGATCTGGTGCTTGGAAAACATGTGCATCAGCTTGGCGGCCGAGTAGTGCGGATGGATGTGGGCATCGGAGTCAACGGCGTGCAGTCGATGTGCTCCTGCCAAAGTCGCCTCCGTGCAGATTCTAGCCGTGCACTCGATGTCACGCTTCCGCACACAGGTCCATCGGAAAATGTCACCTTTGTAAGACTTTCCGGCCAGGTAGTAAAGGTGCCCGTCGATGCAAACCATAACGCGACCATCGCGGCGTCGCAGCATATACACACGGTCCTTGTCCTGCGAGAAATAGGTATATGTCAGTAGTTTTTTGGGCTTAGGATTCTCTATGTTTAGTTATcattaaactaaaattaattactaCTTGAAATGCCCGACTATTTAcagctttaaaaaaagttaggaACGTTCTTTACATTTTTCCTTTCATTATATATGTCAGTAGTTTCTTCGGCCTAGGATTCTCTATgttcagttattatttaacttaaataattaCTACTTGAAATGCCCGACTATTTacagcttaaaaaaaagttaggaACGTTCTTTACATTTTTCCTTTCATTATATTCTTAACGTATTCCCATATCCGTTAAGTTGCTCATTCCTGtattgaaaatttgaaaactaTCAAAGAAATACCAAATATTGGATAAAGGTAACCGCatagtatttttataagtCCTTGAATGACTAAAAATTGGTATTTAAAATCCTTTATGCGGGCTTTCAAGACGACTTTTCAGTTAGGTTTTGGctcatttaaattgaatgggaaaataaaaaaaaaaattattgtacaACCTAATGAAAACGGGATTATATGCGATAAAAGTGGTATCTAAACCAAAATATGCTTTCTTTATCCTAGAAAATCACAGTAATCAAGGTTGTTCGGgggtattaattaaaattgtaactGTTTCTATATTAGGGGATAATAATCCGACGGAGGATTTGCATACGCATAAAGATAGATTCAGGGGCATAGGCCAGGTACAGTCGGACTGCTGTCGTACCTCAAAGTCCAATTGGAAGGAGGCCTCCACGGCGGAGGCGTCGATGCCTCCGTAGATGAACTCCGGCGGATTCATGCCGGCGTTGGCCCGCTCGTACTGGCGGGCTCTCTTCGGCTGGGTGGTGCTGTAGGCGTcgttcatcatcatcaccgaGAGCCGCTTGCGCTGGGCCACCTTGTTGACCTCGTGATCGCTGCAGCGCGGATGGATGTGGGCCAGAACCACGTCCACGACGACGTGGCGGGTCTTGTCCAGCGGATCGGGCAGCAAGGTGCAGATGCGGGACTTGCAGGGGGTGGCCTTGTCCTTGCGTCTGTTGCACAGCCAGCGGTAGGTGTTGTTCCGCCCGATGCGATCGAAGTGGTACAGATAGTCGTCCACGCAGAGCATATCCACGCCCTTGGCGGACCGCACCACGGACACCTTGGACAGGTCCATGCCGTGCTCCTCGACAGGCGTCTCCATTTTTGAATTCCTGCGGTGTTTTGCCCGTGCCCGGAATTCAGCGTTTTTCGATTTGCACCCGAAAAGTGTTTTGTATCGTAAATTAGGCGATTTTTGTAGCTGCTGGCTGCCTGGGATTTGTTGGTTGGGATTTTTGGTGGTATTTCGTCAGCTCACTATTTGCGCGCGTTTTTGCAAATGCGCCACAATTACCGCATATGCACTAATTCCTTGCAGTTGGGTGCACCGAATATgggttatttttagtttttccgtCTAATTTTAATTGCACAAGCACATTTTCTTTTGCGACGCGTCGAAAAATGCTTTTGTGTGGGATACGAGGGCTGCGAGCGACGCGGCGGAGTTGCCACCTgacaaaatttgtttgttgttttttatttgaaaatg
This portion of the Drosophila takahashii strain IR98-3 E-12201 chromosome 3R, DtakHiC1v2, whole genome shotgun sequence genome encodes:
- the LOC108068215 gene encoding uncharacterized protein, translated to MASHSKKEHFEELVESMTLAEVERIIALSKSVEKTMQDSEACKLLRSFMKSEKKSLQCLDIYEKCSEFLAEKHPNYDSYELDILARLGLAPHLKQHLAYRLNNADPISISLCLKNIMLSCRNEVEEYFTDYKNSITTKLTNLKLEPVE
- the LOC108068236 gene encoding GPN-loop GTPase 3, with translation MRYAQIIVGPAGSGKSTYCSLMQQYAMDSKRNIQVVNLDPAAEHFNYNPLTDIRELIHLDDAMEDEELHYGPNGGLIFCLEFLIENQDWLKEQLCGGEDELMVGEPDDDYILFDMPGQIELFTHLKMGKQLVQLLESWNFRTCVVFCLDSQFMVDGAKFISGTMAALSVMANMEQPHVNVLTKVDLLSSEARKQLEMYLEPDAHSLMGELTIGTAFGEKYGKLTEAIGSLIEDFSLVRFFPLDSQDEESVGDLLLQIDSILQYGEDADVNVKDFDEPEEADRDI
- the gfzf gene encoding uncharacterized protein gfzf isoform X1, whose amino-acid sequence is METPVEEHGMDLSKVSVVRSAKGVDMLCVDDYLYHFDRIGRNNTYRWLCNRRKDKATPCKSRICTLLPDPLDKTRHVVVDVVLAHIHPRCSDHEVNKVAQRKRLSVMMMNDAYSTTQPKRARQYERANAGMNPPEFIYGGIDASAVEASFQLDFEDKDRVYMLRRRDGRVMVCIDGHLYYLAGKSYKGDIFRWTCVRKRDIECTARICTEATLAGAHRLHAVDSDAHIHPHYSAAKLMHMFSKHQIVLVEDEQTSDVLAECPNLEYFDPESSFQTSQRCDDLESIIIEECEDNYDVYVRTDDDQGGEIQGGHIHGDEEVEGQEEMEDSSLVDPKLDDNKKWPMAFDVIANYLAPPGYNPLLETDLTKFTFLPSAKGRKVLCLSQHLYHFDSQSRSNGHMFFTCINRRDKVNTCHVRITMDPAEDGPIVIRINGEHTHNPDMKEIARRLKQQVKLDQEHPQKLSKGELGEDNSFESDEGSASQGADTFEQQSVDESYEHIDTRNVVMKKVISIDGAIKMEPESKANMIVQYLKDGADNISAKIEILPDALEELGHQSHAAYSSTPLPKVRQPEITNVRRRRDVVEQTKGAQPDMDLTKICTLRSAKGHELLCVDGYIYHAKNRGVISRNYWVCIKSRDPDINCKSRISTATQKDGSIRVLRVYNSHSHPFSEDDIKRRLFNEINKKNNKKLKFRPLHFIGKSLDQIQQEYGDLAIERLNVSNISSDIVVHKKPRVAGNHNSSSASVSHKVQPQNDEEDVVIDEEEYQEAEEGEEMALEGDHQYVEVDNTDGIIEVVEEVADDIDGYGSIVPIYTMKLYAVSDGPPSLAVRMTLKALDIQYQLINVDFCALEHRSEDYSKMNPQKEIPVLDDDGFYLSESIAIMQYLCDKYAPDSSLYPQEVNMRAIINQRLCFNMGFYYAPISAHSMAPIFFDYERTPMSLKKVQNALEVFETYLERLGTKYAAGDNITIADFALISATICLEAINFDLQQYPLVNKWYETFKEEYPQLWEIANSGMQEISAFEQNPPDLSQMDHPFHPTRKAKA
- the gfzf gene encoding glutathione S-transferase 1-1 isoform X2, which encodes MKLYAVSDGPPSLAVRMTLKALDIQYQLINVDFCALEHRSEDYSKMNPQKEIPVLDDDGFYLSESIAIMQYLCDKYAPDSSLYPQEVNMRAIINQRLCFNMGFYYAPISAHSMAPIFFDYERTPMSLKKVQNALEVFETYLERLGTKYAAGDNITIADFALISATICLEAINFDLQQYPLVNKWYETFKEEYPQLWEIANSGMQEISAFEQNPPDLSQMDHPFHPTRKAKA